A stretch of the Phycisphaerales bacterium genome encodes the following:
- a CDS encoding Gfo/Idh/MocA family oxidoreductase has protein sequence MTPSAPSQSPATQPASGSMTRREFVRASAGAAFSAPFALGPLSVAASAFAAGSDQLKVGLVGCGGRGTGAAINALDADSGVVVSALADAFTDKLESSLTNLREHVGDRITVDDDHKFVGFDAYKRLLASDVDVVILATPIVFRPEHLRASVTAGKHIFCEKSMSVDGPGVRSVLESAEMARQRGLSLVAGFCWRYADPEQATYREIHEGRLGAVRAVHTRYNTAGWIDPPKRKPEWSDVEYQLRCWHYFKEFSGDHIVEQACHSIDKIAWALNGEMPTQCIATGSRVVRTLGNVFDNFNVIYEYASGARGFHVCRQIPNTPYDNNDYIMGEKGYCFMNSWGRAAGDHHIGGENPWHYPEDGRRRNMYQTEHEVLFDSIRNNKKHNDGTWMAHSTLMSVMARMAAYTGQVVTWDQALNSTEDLALKEWAWTQRTPLPVAVPGETPLV, from the coding sequence ATGACGCCATCCGCACCCAGCCAGAGTCCCGCCACGCAGCCCGCCAGCGGTTCGATGACGCGAAGGGAGTTCGTTCGCGCTTCGGCCGGCGCCGCTTTTTCCGCACCCTTTGCGCTGGGGCCGCTGTCCGTGGCGGCGTCGGCGTTTGCCGCCGGATCAGATCAACTCAAGGTCGGACTGGTGGGTTGCGGCGGCCGCGGCACGGGCGCGGCGATCAACGCGCTCGACGCCGATTCGGGCGTGGTCGTCAGCGCGCTGGCGGACGCCTTCACCGACAAACTCGAATCCAGCCTGACGAATCTGCGCGAACATGTCGGCGATCGCATCACCGTCGATGACGACCACAAGTTCGTCGGCTTCGACGCGTACAAGAGGCTGCTGGCCAGCGACGTGGATGTGGTCATTCTCGCCACGCCGATCGTATTCCGGCCCGAGCATCTGCGCGCCAGCGTAACGGCCGGCAAGCACATCTTCTGCGAAAAGTCGATGTCGGTCGATGGGCCGGGCGTGCGCTCCGTCCTCGAAAGCGCCGAAATGGCCCGGCAGCGCGGCTTGTCGCTCGTGGCGGGCTTCTGCTGGCGCTACGCCGACCCCGAGCAGGCGACGTACCGCGAGATTCACGAAGGCCGTCTCGGCGCCGTGCGCGCCGTGCACACGCGCTACAACACCGCCGGCTGGATCGATCCACCCAAGCGCAAGCCGGAATGGTCGGACGTGGAATACCAGTTGCGCTGCTGGCACTACTTCAAGGAGTTCAGCGGCGATCACATCGTCGAGCAGGCGTGCCACTCGATCGACAAGATCGCCTGGGCTCTCAACGGCGAGATGCCCACGCAGTGCATCGCCACCGGCAGCCGCGTCGTGCGCACCCTGGGCAACGTCTTTGACAACTTCAACGTGATCTACGAGTACGCCAGCGGCGCGCGGGGCTTCCACGTCTGCCGGCAGATTCCCAACACCCCCTACGACAACAACGACTACATCATGGGTGAGAAGGGATACTGCTTCATGAACTCGTGGGGTCGCGCAGCCGGCGATCACCACATCGGCGGCGAGAATCCATGGCACTACCCCGAAGACGGCCGCCGCCGCAACATGTACCAGACCGAGCACGAAGTCCTCTTCGACTCCATCCGCAATAACAAGAAGCACAACGACGGCACGTGGATGGCGCACTCCACGCTCATGTCCGTCATGGCGCGCATGGCCGCCTACACCGGGCAGGTCGTCACGTGGGATCAGGCGCTCAACTCGACCGAGGATCTGGCGCTCAAGGAGTGGGCCTGGACGCAGCGCACACCGCTGCCCGTCGCCGTGCCGGGTGAGACGCCGCTGGTCTGA
- a CDS encoding DUF1080 domain-containing protein — protein sequence MTSRSGGWVAALLGLAVLVIGGCASSRAGAPEGFESLFDGRTLKGWRPYVGSPPEVAKMDSSQYAGALHAAFETLEEHWFVEDGRIVTDGKGANLCTAEDFADFELLVDWRIRPGGDSGIYLRGCPQVQIWDRPDIGSGGLYNNEKHASKPLLIADRPSGEWNTLRILMVGDRVTVYLNDALVVDDTVMENYWERDKPMYAAGPIELQAHGNTVMFRNIYVRRIGSEP from the coding sequence ATGACGAGTCGGAGCGGTGGCTGGGTGGCGGCCCTGTTGGGGCTGGCGGTTCTCGTGATTGGCGGCTGCGCCAGCAGCAGGGCGGGCGCTCCGGAGGGCTTTGAATCGCTCTTCGACGGCCGCACGCTCAAGGGCTGGCGGCCCTACGTCGGCAGCCCGCCCGAGGTCGCGAAGATGGATTCCTCGCAGTACGCCGGCGCGCTGCATGCTGCGTTCGAGACGCTCGAGGAGCATTGGTTCGTCGAAGACGGCCGCATCGTGACCGACGGCAAGGGCGCCAACCTCTGCACCGCCGAAGACTTCGCCGACTTTGAGTTATTGGTTGACTGGCGCATCAGGCCCGGCGGCGACAGCGGCATCTACCTGCGCGGCTGCCCGCAGGTGCAGATCTGGGACCGGCCCGACATCGGCTCGGGCGGCCTCTACAACAACGAGAAGCACGCTAGCAAACCGCTGCTCATCGCCGACCGCCCGAGCGGCGAGTGGAACACGCTGCGAATCCTGATGGTCGGCGATCGCGTGACGGTGTATCTCAACGATGCGCTCGTCGTGGATGACACTGTGATGGAGAACTACTGGGAGCGCGACAAGCCCATGTACGCCGCCGGCCCGATCGAACTGCAGGCGCACGGCAACACCGTGATGTTCCGCAACATCTACGTGCGGCGGATCGGCTCGGAGCCGTAG
- a CDS encoding MFS transporter, translated as MNDALTTTPKFRLSLMMFLQYAVWGAWIPIVPRYLGAAPADGGLGFTGAEIGTILGIAGAAGAVVGPFVAGQVADRWFSAERFLCVMFILGGIVKYITASATTVDQWLWLSILYSVLYMPTIAISNSLAFAHLKDPDRQFPPIRLWGTIGWIVVSWAFPMIWLQTNLHFQSMPPFIVGDEYQDVVHRLADSLRFAGILSVGYGVFCLFLPHTPPKKSVESIAVVDSFALLRHRGLLVLTIVALPISVVYTVYIIQTAQFLPTLEGIRDSDILPVMSIGQFSEIFVLGALGLILKRLGFRAVLTIGCLAFALRFTIFALGAPTSLVVASQALHGVCFACFYAAAFIYVDRVAPAHIRHSAQTVFGIILLGIGPALAGQVIGFEMRYARQETTVADCLLTANLVPVNGVADGGTQPLGLAYDGAEADMDAYADEHPQDKSRAWRGLSPAAAVVALNYRRFWMINAAISFASMLVLAIFFRLDPPSEDALAAP; from the coding sequence ATGAACGACGCGCTCACGACGACCCCGAAGTTCCGGCTGTCGCTGATGATGTTCCTGCAGTACGCGGTGTGGGGCGCGTGGATTCCCATTGTGCCGCGCTACCTCGGCGCCGCGCCGGCGGATGGCGGGCTCGGGTTCACTGGCGCGGAGATCGGCACGATCCTCGGCATCGCGGGCGCCGCCGGCGCGGTCGTCGGACCGTTCGTCGCGGGCCAGGTGGCGGACCGCTGGTTCTCGGCGGAACGATTCCTGTGCGTGATGTTCATCCTCGGCGGCATCGTGAAGTACATCACGGCATCGGCGACCACGGTTGACCAGTGGCTCTGGCTCTCCATTCTCTATTCCGTGCTCTACATGCCGACGATTGCGATCTCAAACTCACTCGCGTTTGCTCACCTCAAGGATCCGGATCGCCAGTTCCCGCCGATCCGGTTGTGGGGAACGATCGGCTGGATCGTCGTAAGCTGGGCGTTCCCGATGATCTGGCTCCAGACAAATCTGCACTTCCAGTCAATGCCGCCGTTCATCGTCGGCGACGAGTACCAGGACGTGGTGCACCGTCTGGCCGACTCGCTGCGTTTCGCGGGCATTCTCAGTGTTGGCTACGGCGTCTTCTGTCTCTTTCTGCCGCACACGCCGCCGAAGAAGTCCGTCGAGTCGATTGCCGTCGTCGATTCGTTCGCCCTGCTGCGCCACCGCGGCCTGCTCGTGTTGACCATCGTCGCGCTGCCGATCTCGGTCGTGTACACGGTCTATATCATCCAGACGGCTCAGTTCCTGCCGACGCTCGAAGGTATCCGCGATTCGGACATCCTGCCGGTGATGTCGATCGGCCAGTTCAGCGAGATATTCGTGCTCGGCGCCCTGGGACTGATCCTCAAACGGCTGGGATTTCGCGCGGTGCTCACGATCGGTTGCCTGGCGTTCGCGCTGCGCTTTACCATCTTTGCGCTGGGCGCGCCAACGTCGCTGGTGGTCGCGAGCCAGGCGCTGCACGGCGTGTGCTTCGCCTGCTTCTACGCCGCAGCGTTCATTTACGTTGATCGCGTCGCCCCCGCGCACATCCGCCACTCGGCGCAGACGGTCTTTGGCATTATCCTGCTTGGCATCGGCCCCGCGCTGGCTGGACAGGTCATCGGCTTTGAGATGAGATACGCACGTCAGGAGACGACCGTTGCCGACTGCCTGCTGACGGCCAATCTCGTGCCCGTCAATGGCGTCGCCGACGGCGGCACGCAGCCGCTGGGGCTGGCGTACGACGGGGCCGAAGCCGACATGGACGCCTACGCCGACGAGCATCCGCAGGATAAGTCGCGCGCGTGGCGCGGCTTGAGCCCTGCCGCTGCGGTTGTGGCGCTCAACTATCGGCGATTCTGGATGATCAATGCCGCCATCTCGTTCGCGTCGATGCTCGTTCTGGCGATCTTCTTCAGGCTCGACCCGCCGTCTGAGGATGCACTGGCAGCGCCGTAA
- a CDS encoding SUMF1/EgtB/PvdO family nonheme iron enzyme, producing MNTSAVILLALSAVFSGRLQLPADQPAPPALEPFEQEIAGTVVTIDMVPIPAGTIDVADPDAPGQKKTIDIGPFYASATEITWEMYDIFVYHLDLPPGEEAPDEPQGADAVTRPSKPYIPPDRGFGHAGYPTISVTFKGASEFCVWLSAKTGRQYRLPTEAEWEYMARADAAADAPYCFGDDAALMDEYAWFNANANRKTQPVGKKKPNAWGLHDVHGNVGEWCVGLDGKPIARGGSYLNSAEELTLARRDKQTPLWNITDPQMPKSTWWLSDCTFVGFRIICEPDGGSAQGEQPKP from the coding sequence ATGAACACTTCCGCCGTCATCCTCTTGGCGCTCTCGGCCGTCTTCTCCGGCCGGCTGCAACTTCCGGCGGATCAACCGGCCCCGCCGGCGCTCGAACCCTTCGAACAGGAGATCGCGGGCACGGTCGTGACCATCGACATGGTCCCCATCCCCGCCGGCACGATCGATGTCGCCGATCCGGACGCGCCCGGCCAGAAAAAGACGATCGACATCGGCCCGTTCTACGCGAGCGCGACAGAGATCACGTGGGAGATGTACGACATCTTCGTGTATCACCTCGACCTGCCGCCTGGCGAAGAGGCGCCTGACGAACCGCAAGGCGCCGACGCCGTGACCCGGCCGAGCAAGCCCTACATCCCACCCGACCGGGGCTTCGGCCATGCCGGCTATCCGACGATTTCGGTCACATTCAAGGGCGCCAGCGAGTTCTGCGTCTGGCTCTCGGCCAAGACCGGCCGCCAGTATCGTCTGCCCACGGAGGCCGAATGGGAGTACATGGCTCGTGCCGATGCCGCCGCCGACGCCCCCTACTGCTTCGGCGACGACGCGGCGTTGATGGACGAATACGCGTGGTTCAACGCCAATGCAAATCGCAAGACGCAGCCGGTAGGCAAGAAGAAGCCCAACGCCTGGGGCCTGCATGACGTCCACGGCAACGTCGGCGAATGGTGCGTCGGTCTGGATGGCAAGCCGATCGCGCGCGGCGGCTCGTATCTGAACAGCGCCGAGGAATTGACGCTCGCGCGGCGCGACAAGCAGACGCCGCTGTGGAACATCACCGACCCGCAGATGCCCAAGAGCACGTGGTGGCTCTCGGACTGCACGTTTGTCGGGTTTCGGATCATTTGCGAACCGGACGGCGGCTCGGCCCAGGGTGAGCAGCCCAAGCCGTAG
- a CDS encoding DUF4185 domain-containing protein: MKIQSIARAACLIASLLTLGRSAAAQRITAEPAEDWTALFNRTSGWTGADGTYSVPLSGRNWFGGPAGDTLFLFSDTFIGEVNEQGERLSGTKLVNNTAAIIHGRQPREDRIDFYWGDDGQGGPAALIIPNTPNSQEGDWYWVMDGFVHDRQARLFMLLLRRDPQGAWMSVGVSLVTLPLDSPNPLLDATQLELPIYHIPGDGRGHIYFGSGIFASTEQSGAPHPDGYLYVYGGQHDFIDKKLVVARIRPEEIEDPLAWRFWDGAQWQEDIDRTGVLFNASAGGASIVPMPDGRLLMVYLHFGFTPNLVVRTADTPTGPFSPWHKVYRCPEPDLDPELLVYGARAHPHLSAPGELLVSYNVNCVGDFWRHFREADIYRPRFVRLRLE; the protein is encoded by the coding sequence ATGAAGATCCAATCCATCGCTCGCGCCGCTTGTCTGATCGCCTCGCTGCTCACTCTGGGCCGATCCGCGGCCGCACAGCGCATCACCGCCGAGCCGGCGGAAGACTGGACAGCCCTGTTCAACCGGACCTCCGGCTGGACCGGGGCGGACGGCACCTACAGCGTGCCGCTTTCGGGCCGCAACTGGTTCGGCGGCCCTGCGGGTGACACCCTGTTTCTCTTCAGCGACACATTCATCGGCGAGGTCAACGAACAGGGCGAGCGCCTTTCAGGCACGAAACTGGTCAACAACACCGCCGCGATCATTCACGGCCGTCAGCCGCGCGAAGATCGCATTGACTTCTACTGGGGCGACGATGGCCAGGGCGGTCCGGCGGCGCTGATCATCCCCAACACTCCAAACTCGCAGGAGGGGGACTGGTACTGGGTCATGGACGGTTTCGTGCACGACCGCCAGGCTCGCCTGTTCATGCTGCTGCTGCGGCGCGATCCGCAGGGGGCGTGGATGAGCGTGGGCGTCTCGCTGGTCACGCTGCCGCTCGATTCGCCCAATCCGCTGCTCGATGCCACGCAACTTGAACTGCCGATCTACCACATCCCCGGCGACGGCCGCGGGCACATCTACTTCGGCAGCGGCATCTTCGCCAGCACTGAGCAGAGCGGTGCGCCGCACCCGGATGGCTACCTCTACGTCTACGGCGGCCAGCACGATTTCATCGATAAGAAACTCGTCGTGGCGCGCATCCGGCCGGAGGAGATCGAGGATCCCTTGGCGTGGCGATTCTGGGATGGCGCGCAGTGGCAGGAGGACATCGACCGCACCGGCGTGCTCTTCAACGCTTCGGCCGGCGGCGCGAGCATCGTGCCCATGCCCGATGGCCGGCTGCTCATGGTGTATCTGCACTTCGGGTTTACTCCCAACCTCGTCGTCCGCACGGCCGATACGCCCACCGGGCCGTTCTCGCCATGGCACAAGGTGTACCGCTGCCCCGAGCCGGATCTCGACCCCGAGCTGCTCGTGTACGGCGCCCGCGCGCATCCGCATCTTTCCGCTCCGGGCGAGTTGCTCGTGAGTTACAATGTCAATTGCGTCGGCGACTTCTGGAGACACTTCCGCGAGGCGGACATCTATCGGCCGCGCTTCGTGCGCCTGCGCCTCGAGTGA
- a CDS encoding DUF4185 domain-containing protein, translating to MHSSKLIASTLAVFCTLSGTAALAQNFTAEAATDWTSLFDRHNGWTGADGIYSIPLDGGEMYSARPNRRTAFVFSDTFIGRVDENNRRQSGTVLVNNTMALLKGPEADPSRIAFFWGRNSEGNPDALFKPDTPNSEPGEWYWLGDGAAINGKVHIFAYRIRSNGGGGAFGFEGTGLALLTMPLDVPNPYENLAQVDCPAYIKEPSGGRGEIVFGTSIMMNTEGAGAPNPDGYVYIYGIQNDQLIKKLLVARVLPEQFEDFTAWRYWDGATWSADVDQAATLTGRVSSECSVSPLPNGKYILVYQEDTLGPWVSCKIGDSPVGPFGQGIHLWHCDEVNQMPDAFVYNAKAHPHLSKPGELLISYNVNNLDFWYHFENSAAYRPRFIRVKFNQ from the coding sequence ATGCACAGCAGCAAACTGATCGCTTCGACCCTCGCTGTCTTCTGCACGCTTTCGGGGACTGCAGCGCTCGCGCAGAACTTCACGGCGGAGGCGGCGACTGACTGGACCAGTCTTTTCGACCGGCACAACGGCTGGACCGGAGCGGATGGCATTTATTCGATCCCGCTCGACGGGGGCGAGATGTACAGCGCGCGGCCGAATCGGCGCACGGCATTTGTCTTCAGCGACACTTTCATCGGCCGCGTTGATGAAAACAACCGGCGGCAGAGCGGCACGGTGCTGGTCAACAACACCATGGCGCTCCTGAAGGGTCCAGAGGCTGATCCGTCCAGGATCGCCTTCTTCTGGGGCCGCAACAGCGAGGGCAATCCCGATGCGCTCTTCAAGCCTGACACGCCCAATTCCGAGCCCGGGGAGTGGTACTGGCTCGGCGATGGCGCTGCGATCAACGGTAAAGTGCATATCTTCGCTTACCGCATCCGCAGCAACGGAGGCGGCGGAGCATTCGGCTTCGAAGGCACGGGCCTGGCGCTGCTCACGATGCCGCTCGACGTGCCCAACCCCTACGAAAATCTCGCGCAGGTCGATTGCCCGGCGTACATCAAGGAGCCCAGCGGCGGACGGGGAGAGATCGTTTTCGGCACGTCGATCATGATGAACACCGAAGGGGCAGGCGCGCCCAATCCCGATGGGTACGTCTACATCTACGGCATTCAGAACGATCAACTCATCAAGAAGCTCCTCGTCGCGCGCGTCCTTCCCGAGCAGTTCGAAGATTTCACCGCCTGGCGCTACTGGGACGGGGCGACGTGGAGCGCTGATGTTGATCAGGCCGCGACGCTGACCGGTCGAGTCTCATCGGAGTGCAGCGTGTCGCCGCTGCCAAACGGCAAGTACATCCTGGTGTACCAGGAAGACACGCTTGGCCCGTGGGTGTCGTGCAAGATCGGCGACTCGCCGGTGGGCCCATTCGGGCAGGGCATTCACCTCTGGCACTGCGATGAGGTGAATCAGATGCCTGACGCGTTCGTGTACAACGCCAAGGCGCACCCGCACCTCTCAAAGCCGGGCGAACTGCTCATCAGCTACAACGTCAACAACCTCGACTTCTGGTACCACTTCGAGAACTCGGCGGCCTACCGCCCGCGCTTCATCCGCGTGAAGTTTAACCAGTAG